The proteins below are encoded in one region of Lactuca sativa cultivar Salinas chromosome 3, Lsat_Salinas_v11, whole genome shotgun sequence:
- the LOC111915010 gene encoding dnaJ protein homolog 2, whose amino-acid sequence MFGRVPKKSDNTKYYEVLGVPQTATPDELKKAYRKAAIKNHPDKGGDPEKFKELSQAYEVLSDPEKREIYDEYGEDALKEGMGGGGSSSESPFDIFEQFFGGGGGFGGGFGGGGSSRTRKKQGEDVKQVLKVSLEEVYNGITKKLSLSRNILCKKCKGKGSKSGASSRCFGCQGSGMRVTTRQIGPGMIQQMQHVCPECRGSGESISERDRCQQCKGKKVTQEKRVLEVHVEKGMQNGQKIVFEGQADEAPDTVTGDIVFILQLKEHPKFKRKQDDLYVEHNVTLTEALCGFQFVLTHLDGRQLLIKTNPGQLIKPDQYKGINDEGMPQYQRPFMKGKLVIHFNVTFPEAGALTPEKCKILETILPSSTSSSSSSMSVDECEETILHDVNMEEEMRRKEHQRQQEAYDEDDDDEPGMQRVGCNQQ is encoded by the exons ATGTTTGGGCGTGTTCCAAAGAAGAGTGATAATACAAAGTATTATGAAGTTCTTGGGGTCCCACAAACTGCCACTCCAGATGAACTAAAGAAGGCTTACAGAAAGGCTGCAATAAAGAATCATCCTGACAAAGGTGGTGACCCTGAGAAG TTCAAGGAATTGTCACAAGCATATGAAGTTCTTAGTGATCCAGAAAAAAGAGAAATTTATGATGAATATGGTGAAGATGCTTTGAAAGAGGGTATGGGAGGTGGTGGCAGCTCATCTGAGAGCCCTTTTGATATCTTTGAGCAGTtttttggtggtggtggtggttttggtggcGGATTTGGTG GTGGAGGTAGTTCAAGAACTAGGAAGAAGCAAGGAGAAGATGTGAAACAAGTTCTAAAGGTCTCTTTGGAAGAAGTGTATAATGGTATTACAAAGAAACTCTCCCTTTCAAGGAATATCTTGTGCAAAAAGTGTAAAGG gaAAGGTTCGAAAAGTGGTGCTTCATCAAGATGCTTTGGATGTCAAGGATCTGGAATGCGGGTGACAACCAGGCAAATTGGCCCAGGAATGATCCAACAAATGCAACATGTTTGTCCTGAATGTCGAGGCTCTg GAGAATCGATAAGTGAGAGAGATAGATGCCAACAGTGTAAAGGAAAGAAGGTGACACAGGAGAAGAGAGTGCTTGAAGTTCATGTTGAAAAAGGAATGCAAAATGGTCAAAAAATTGTTTTTGAGGGTCAAGCTGATGAAGCT CCTGATACAGTTACAGGAGACATAGTATTCATTCTCCAACTGAAAGAACACCCAAAATTCAAAAGAAAACAAGACGATCTTTATGTGGAACACAATGTCACCTTAACTGAAGCTCTTTGTGGCTTTCAATTTGTTCTCACTCATCTCGATGGAAGACAACTTCTCATCAAAACTAACCCTGGACAACTCATTAAACCTG ATCAATACAAAGGAATCAATGACGAGGGAATGCCACAATACCAAAGGCCATTCATGAAGGGCAAATTAGTAATTCACTTCAACGTAACCTTCCCTGAAGCGGGGGCACTAACACCCGAAAAATGCAAAATTCTGGAGACGATTTTACCCTCGAGcacgagttcatcttcatcttcaatgTCGGTGGATGAATGTGAAGAGACCATTTTACATGATGTAAATATGGAAGAAGAAATGAGGAGGAAAGAACATCAGAGACAACAAGAAGcttatgatgaagatgatgacgatGAACCTGGAATGCAACGTGTTGGGTGTAACCAacagtaa